One Brachyspira pilosicoli P43/6/78 genomic window carries:
- a CDS encoding tia invasion determinant encodes MKKYIIILFLILPQIIFAELYITPKFNYAFDINNAYNVGSETINFANFIGGGFSLGYRVPSKNRVSPFRFEFEYSFLQSILVDNTYRQHYILGSFYYDLNFYFTDRKLDFDTRADILLRDYPVLSIYFGLSVGSVINQEITEQVKTGQDALAFGASIGFVYHITSWVALEVGYKFLIDINPKIYNEVLLGFRFTIPKV; translated from the coding sequence ATGAAGAAATATATTATCATTTTATTTTTAATATTGCCTCAAATAATATTTGCAGAATTATATATTACTCCTAAATTTAATTATGCATTTGATATTAATAATGCATATAATGTTGGAAGTGAAACTATTAATTTTGCTAATTTTATTGGAGGAGGTTTTTCTTTAGGTTATAGAGTACCCTCTAAAAATAGAGTATCTCCTTTTAGATTTGAATTTGAATATTCTTTTCTTCAAAGTATTTTAGTTGATAATACATATAGACAGCATTATATACTTGGAAGTTTTTATTATGACCTTAATTTTTATTTTACAGATAGAAAATTAGATTTTGATACAAGAGCCGATATTTTACTTAGAGATTACCCAGTACTTTCTATTTACTTTGGACTTTCTGTTGGAAGTGTTATAAATCAAGAAATTACTGAACAAGTTAAAACTGGTCAAGATGCTCTTGCTTTTGGTGCGAGTATTGGTTTTGTTTATCATATTACAAGCTGGGTTGCTTTGGAAGTAGGATATAAATTCTTAATAGATATAAATCCAAAAATATATAATGAAGTGCTTCTTGGTTTTAGATTTACAATACCAAAAGTTTAG
- a CDS encoding DUF167 domain-containing protein: MNIEVKVTASAKSNSFKKENGIYYIRISAKAIDGKANKAIIDFLSSELNLKKKDVEILKGEKSSKKLISLNIDEDKLESYFSK, encoded by the coding sequence ATGAATATAGAAGTAAAAGTAACAGCATCAGCTAAATCAAATAGTTTTAAAAAAGAAAATGGAATATATTATATAAGAATATCTGCCAAAGCCATAGACGGCAAAGCAAATAAGGCAATAATAGATTTTTTATCGAGTGAACTTAATTTAAAGAAAAAAGATGTAGAAATATTAAAGGGCGAGAAAAGCAGCAAAAAACTTATTTCTCTAAACATAGATGAAGATAAATTGGAAAGCTATTTTAGTAAATAA
- a CDS encoding trep protein, producing MKKYILFFLIFSISVLYGQLQIFKPFRQLHTINTEKFEIIFPIESRRSAEKLAGIADDIYEEYSKILNSTVYGKIPVVITPDINLFNSVAVPVPYPRIILFDTAESGELTIDEDNFRGTFIHELVHLLSLNSEKAGIQTRIFGSWASLVFINTPGFMLEGVTVSMESYKGFGRANDPLVKQRLRQDIYEGKFKTPMQASDLWRKKPYGTVYYEYGGLFSKYLQERFGMDKYNELWEAMRHKFSFSFNVYNAGFYGAFKKVYNIDFLDVWGEFQNYIMIKNINPSEALRVNDKETYIEDIDSYDDTLYYIDSNLGALYSYKKTRNNENNKKDLKFEFLIDKSSESLDISADGKRALIVSYTYNAGLYRYIVKEYDLETKRRTKRKWYDLQYASFFRGGIIGIGKDLHNTTFIYIDENNNREVLLEPNDTITYTSPTVIDDNTVALIVIDKGIKHIAIYDYNNKTLKYVNTQDNTLNYVRYLRYSNNRLLFSYNNDDSFYRLGELDLNANRIRLYNKNYSGGVLSSVNVLENGENVVYYKGRFSQYDRLMTEDTTINPETKNITLTDKTIEKYNFSPQMELGKHNPFKYIKPWSLWFPFPLFNETFQYFFNGIGLATAVSSVEFDNLSILMIGYDIPSQFLQTQLDMTFNDLLYPINFQFGSDIVYSTYSKYWRVSSAINMQFNLFTESDKVLFYIAPTISTALFSDTIYYNNPLYYQSAFNWKFSSWTFNTTLAAIFRFKSASDKPYFNDLVQIALYPTYSVRYNKFALDFKTLFQTRYAPIRVSFYGSYAFDTTAAFNGASRVFGGRYVAAPSEFYNYVSQQKYSDNYFLAGDIELFGYLDAQFNLSHLYFENFFASLSYRGAYYAKDYMQSVALKVGCDLSVLVLPYNVLTAQPYISLALKMPEKISDNISINDLYINFGYQFAW from the coding sequence ATGAAAAAATATATATTGTTTTTTTTAATATTTTCTATATCTGTATTGTATGGTCAGCTTCAAATATTCAAACCATTTAGACAATTACATACAATAAATACAGAGAAATTTGAAATAATATTTCCTATTGAGTCTAGAAGAAGTGCTGAAAAATTAGCTGGTATTGCTGATGATATTTATGAAGAGTATTCTAAAATATTAAATAGCACAGTATACGGCAAAATTCCAGTAGTAATCACTCCTGATATAAATTTATTTAATTCTGTAGCAGTACCCGTTCCATATCCAAGAATAATATTATTTGATACAGCAGAATCTGGCGAGCTTACCATAGATGAAGATAATTTTAGAGGTACATTTATACATGAGCTTGTGCATTTACTTAGTTTAAACTCTGAAAAAGCTGGTATTCAAACAAGAATTTTTGGAAGTTGGGCTTCACTTGTTTTTATTAATACACCCGGGTTTATGCTTGAAGGTGTTACTGTGAGTATGGAGAGTTATAAAGGCTTTGGCAGAGCTAATGACCCATTAGTAAAACAGAGATTAAGACAAGATATATACGAAGGAAAGTTTAAGACACCTATGCAGGCTAGCGACCTTTGGAGAAAAAAACCTTATGGAACTGTATATTATGAATATGGCGGGCTTTTTTCAAAGTATTTGCAAGAGCGTTTTGGAATGGATAAGTATAATGAACTTTGGGAAGCTATGAGGCATAAATTCTCTTTTTCTTTTAATGTATATAATGCAGGATTTTATGGAGCTTTTAAAAAAGTTTATAATATAGATTTTCTTGATGTATGGGGTGAGTTTCAAAATTATATTATGATTAAAAATATTAATCCAAGCGAAGCTCTTAGGGTTAATGATAAAGAAACATATATTGAAGATATAGATTCTTATGATGATACGCTTTATTATATAGATTCTAATCTTGGTGCTTTATATTCATACAAAAAAACAAGAAACAATGAAAACAATAAAAAAGATTTAAAATTTGAATTTCTAATAGATAAAAGTTCTGAGAGTTTGGATATTTCTGCAGACGGTAAAAGGGCGTTAATTGTATCTTATACTTATAATGCTGGGCTTTATAGATATATAGTAAAAGAATATGATTTAGAAACAAAAAGAAGAACAAAAAGAAAATGGTATGATTTACAATATGCAAGTTTTTTTAGAGGCGGTATAATAGGCATAGGTAAAGATTTGCATAATACTACTTTTATCTATATTGATGAAAATAATAATAGAGAAGTATTGCTTGAGCCTAATGATACTATTACTTATACTTCTCCTACAGTAATAGATGATAATACAGTAGCTTTAATTGTTATAGACAAAGGTATTAAACATATAGCAATTTATGATTATAATAATAAAACTCTTAAATATGTTAATACACAAGATAATACACTTAATTATGTGCGTTATTTAAGATATTCAAATAATAGGCTTTTATTTTCTTATAATAATGATGATAGTTTTTATAGGTTAGGGGAATTAGATTTAAATGCTAATAGAATAAGATTATACAATAAAAATTATTCTGGAGGAGTATTATCATCTGTTAATGTTTTAGAAAATGGTGAGAATGTTGTTTATTATAAGGGAAGATTTTCTCAATACGATAGATTAATGACAGAAGACACCACTATTAATCCAGAAACAAAAAATATAACCCTAACAGATAAAACAATAGAAAAGTATAATTTCTCTCCTCAAATGGAATTAGGAAAACATAACCCTTTTAAATATATTAAACCTTGGTCTTTATGGTTTCCTTTCCCATTATTTAATGAAACATTTCAATATTTCTTTAATGGTATAGGATTAGCTACTGCTGTATCTTCTGTAGAGTTTGATAATCTTTCTATATTGATGATTGGTTATGATATACCTTCTCAGTTTTTACAAACTCAATTAGATATGACATTTAATGATTTGCTTTATCCTATAAATTTTCAATTTGGAAGCGATATAGTTTATTCAACTTATAGTAAATATTGGAGAGTAAGCAGTGCTATTAATATGCAATTTAATCTCTTTACAGAGAGTGATAAGGTATTATTTTATATAGCTCCTACAATATCTACAGCATTATTTTCTGATACAATATACTATAACAATCCTCTTTATTATCAAAGTGCTTTTAATTGGAAATTTTCTTCTTGGACTTTTAATACTACATTAGCTGCTATTTTTAGATTTAAATCTGCTTCTGATAAACCATATTTTAATGACTTAGTTCAAATAGCGCTTTATCCTACTTATTCTGTAAGGTATAATAAATTTGCTCTAGATTTTAAAACATTATTTCAAACAAGATATGCCCCTATTAGAGTAAGTTTTTATGGTTCTTATGCATTTGATACTACTGCAGCATTTAATGGAGCTTCAAGAGTTTTCGGCGGAAGATATGTTGCGGCACCTAGTGAGTTTTATAATTATGTAAGCCAACAGAAATACAGCGATAATTATTTTCTTGCTGGTGATATAGAGCTTTTTGGTTATTTGGATGCTCAGTTTAATTTGAGTCATTTATATTTTGAAAACTTTTTTGCTTCACTTTCTTATAGGGGAGCTTATTATGCTAAAGATTATATGCAGTCTGTAGCATTAAAGGTGGGCTGTGATTTAAGCGTGCTTGTTTTGCCGTATAATGTACTTACTGCTCAGCCTTATATATCTTTAGCACTAAAAATGCCTGAAAAAATTAGTGATAACATATCTATTAATGATTTATATATAAATTTCGGCTATCAGTTTGCTTGGTAG
- a CDS encoding bacteriohemerythrin, which produces MEDNVQEIKWESRFNTGYKRVDDQHKELVNILNKLYILVMNKDISKDDVAEELNNIIKDTVDYVAYHFSTEEAIMKAIDYSGFKSHVVKHRNFTNKVLEEVNNYKIGKEIDIKGFTMFLRDWLFNHIVVEDKVFINEVKSTLEKMAREEYNS; this is translated from the coding sequence ATGGAAGATAATGTTCAAGAAATAAAATGGGAAAGTAGGTTTAATACTGGATATAAAAGAGTAGATGACCAGCATAAAGAACTAGTTAATATATTAAATAAGTTATATATATTAGTTATGAATAAAGACATATCGAAAGATGATGTAGCAGAAGAATTAAATAACATTATTAAAGATACTGTTGATTACGTTGCTTATCACTTTTCTACAGAAGAGGCTATAATGAAAGCTATAGATTATAGCGGATTTAAATCTCATGTAGTTAAACATAGGAATTTTACTAATAAAGTTTTAGAAGAAGTAAATAATTATAAGATTGGCAAAGAAATAGATATAAAGGGATTCACTATGTTTTTGAGGGATTGGCTGTTTAATCATATTGTAGTTGAAGATAAAGTTTTTATTAATGAAGTAAAATCTACTTTAGAAAAAATGGCTAGAGAAGAATATAATAGCTAA
- a CDS encoding bacteriohemerythrin, producing the protein MTIVNDEKYIVWKDTFNTGYKRIDEQHEKFVGMLNRLYDINADKDLSNPKIRQEFNSVLKDTIDYMVYHFRTEEDIMKAINYKNIAKHSSKHRDFSNKIFDEVKNYTANNYIDIVSLITYLRNWLFNHILIEDKAFVYELKAILKKTDN; encoded by the coding sequence ATGACAATTGTTAATGATGAAAAATACATTGTGTGGAAAGATACTTTTAATACTGGATATAAAAGAATTGATGAACAGCATGAAAAATTTGTTGGTATGCTTAATAGACTTTATGATATTAATGCTGATAAGGATTTAAGTAATCCTAAAATTAGGCAAGAGTTTAATTCTGTGTTGAAAGATACTATAGATTATATGGTTTATCATTTTAGGACAGAAGAAGATATTATGAAAGCAATTAATTATAAAAATATTGCTAAACATTCATCAAAACATAGAGACTTCTCAAATAAAATATTTGATGAGGTAAAAAATTATACTGCTAATAATTACATAGATATAGTAAGTTTAATAACATATTTAAGAAATTGGTTATTTAATCATATTTTAATAGAAGATAAAGCGTTTGTATATGAACTTAAGGCAATTTTAAAAAAAACAGATAATTAA
- the eno gene encoding phosphopyruvate hydratase, producing the protein MSLIDDIVAREILDSRGNPTVEVDVYLDSGVMGRAAVPSGASTGEHEAVELRDGDKSRYLGKGVQKAVENVNEIICNELIDMDALDQVEIDRTMIELDGTENKGKLGANAILGVSLAVAKAAAEELGMPLYRYIGGTNAKTLPVPMANILNGGAHSSAPIDFQEYMVMPVGAPTFKEGIRYVAEVFHNLKAILHDRGLSTTVGDEGGFAPTLKDNEEPLQVIMQAIEKAGYKPGDDIMIAMDPASSEFYDKNKKKYVFKKSDKRELSSAEMVDFYADLCSKYPIISIEDGVAEDDWEGWKILTDKLGKKVQLVGDDLFVTNVKRLQMGLDKGVANSILIKVNQIGSLTETLDSIELAKTHNYTAVVSHRSGETEDTTIADIVVATNAGQIKTGSASRSDRIAKYNQLLRIEEELGDRAIYLGKKAFYNLSL; encoded by the coding sequence ATGTCTTTAATAGATGATATAGTAGCTAGAGAGATATTAGATTCAAGAGGAAACCCTACAGTTGAAGTTGATGTTTATTTAGACAGCGGCGTTATGGGAAGAGCTGCAGTTCCATCTGGAGCTTCTACTGGAGAACATGAGGCTGTAGAATTAAGAGACGGTGATAAATCTAGATATTTAGGTAAAGGTGTTCAAAAAGCAGTTGAGAATGTTAATGAAATTATTTGTAATGAATTAATTGATATGGACGCTTTAGATCAAGTTGAAATAGACAGAACTATGATAGAACTTGATGGTACAGAAAATAAAGGTAAATTAGGTGCTAATGCTATACTTGGTGTATCACTTGCTGTTGCTAAAGCTGCTGCAGAAGAATTAGGTATGCCTTTATATAGATATATTGGCGGTACTAATGCTAAAACTTTACCAGTACCTATGGCTAATATTTTGAATGGCGGTGCTCACTCATCAGCTCCAATTGACTTCCAAGAATATATGGTTATGCCAGTTGGTGCTCCTACTTTCAAAGAAGGAATACGTTATGTAGCTGAAGTATTCCATAACTTAAAAGCTATATTACATGACAGAGGATTAAGCACTACTGTTGGTGATGAAGGTGGTTTTGCTCCAACTCTTAAAGATAATGAAGAGCCTCTTCAAGTAATTATGCAGGCTATAGAAAAAGCTGGATATAAACCTGGTGATGATATAATGATTGCTATGGACCCTGCTTCTAGCGAATTCTATGATAAAAACAAAAAGAAATATGTATTTAAGAAATCTGATAAAAGAGAACTTTCTTCTGCTGAGATGGTTGATTTTTATGCTGATTTATGCAGCAAATATCCTATTATCTCTATAGAAGATGGTGTTGCTGAAGATGACTGGGAAGGTTGGAAAATCTTAACAGACAAATTAGGTAAAAAAGTTCAATTAGTAGGTGATGACTTGTTTGTTACTAATGTAAAAAGACTTCAAATGGGATTAGATAAAGGCGTTGCTAACTCTATTCTTATTAAAGTTAATCAAATAGGTTCTTTAACTGAAACATTAGATTCTATTGAACTTGCTAAAACTCATAATTATACTGCAGTAGTTTCTCACCGCTCTGGTGAAACAGAAGATACTACTATTGCTGATATAGTTGTAGCTACTAATGCAGGTCAAATTAAAACTGGTTCTGCTTCTAGAAGTGATAGGATTGCTAAATACAATCAATTATTAAGAATAGAAGAAGAATTAGGAGACAGAGCTATTTATTTAGGTAAAAAAGCTTTTTATAATTTAAGTCTATAA